The Primulina tabacum isolate GXHZ01 chromosome 16, ASM2559414v2, whole genome shotgun sequence genome window below encodes:
- the LOC142529352 gene encoding formin-like protein 2, giving the protein MPTSIVATPKLHLLPLLLHYAFAAAAHYRRILHQPLIPQDSPPIPPLTTPNYPFSTYPKDSPFFPSYLSSPPPPSAASYASFPANISSLSFPNSSKPKTASTKLIAAAVAAVAAAAAIVFLALFLRFRKRDRAQRSSFDHSKPHRPDTTTPTSSHTPNHHHIPKLQRPSQTSSEFLYLGTMISTQTVGGGISLNGSNSNHVIDSNSRKIDSPDLHPLSPLMAQNGFLNSYNVDITSSKDGEDEEFYSPNGWLNGRDTLSGSGSSSGKAFAAIEVENLNGSDSISPSTCTSSVSGSPLRSITLSVSPANSFSSTNSMPKSPELIEIPTDVLLYRQIQLLPPQDRDSHQHPSPSPSRPRSSSSETYSGRSKESASRISNVSDQDTKPPVKINSSVPQCPTPPPRPPPIPPPTHSEIWETPRKQTSSAKHTAVEKLRLISPIELPSNGSKTVQKNENKESPNKKNEHSNEAVDQNEETPPKPRLKTLHWDKVRASSDREMVWDHIQSSSFKLNEEMIETLFVVNTPKPNRNEITRWQVLPSPGQDNGNRVLDPKKSQNIAILFRALNVTVEEVCEGLSEGNADSLSSELLETLMKMAPTKEEERKLKEYQDDSPIKLGAAEKFLKKVLDIPYAFRRVESLLYASKFDLENEYLKRSFETLEAACEELRSNKMFLKLLETVLKTGNRMNVGTDRGDAHAFKLDTLLKLVDVKGTDGKTTLLHFVVQEIIKSEGAHLSSASPHENSIVDDTKYRKFGLQVVSRLSSELSNVKKAAAMDAEVLGSEVSKLSKGIWNILEVVKLNEATSHKFSVSMNSFIKRAEEEIIKIQARESIALSLVKEITEYFHGNSAKEEAHQLRIFMVVRDFLTILDRVCKEVGSINERTTVSSGHKFPVPVNPMLHQVSGVYLNRRQHYSNEEPTSPRI; this is encoded by the exons ATGCCTACCTCCATCGTTGCCACCCCCAAACTCCACCTCCTCCCGCTCCTACTACACTATGCATTCGCCGCCGCTGCCCACTATCGCCGCATTCTGCACCAACCACTTATCCCACAAGACTCCCCCCCAATCCCACCCCTTACTACCCCCAATTATCCTTTTTCCACGTACCCCAAAGACTCTCCCTTCTTCCCGTCTTATCTCTCATCTCCGCCACCCCCTTCCGCCGCCTCCTACGCTTCATTCCCAGCCAATATTTCCTCACTCTCTTTTCCAAACTCCTCCAAGCCAAAAACCGCATCCACTAAGCTCATCGCCGCCGCTGTCGCAGCCGTTGCCGCCGCTGCGGCCATCGTCTTTCTTGCTCTCTTCCTCCGTTTCCGCAAGCGCGATAGAGCCCAAAGATCATCATTCGACCACTCCAAACCCCATAGACCCGATACCACTACGCCCACGAGCAGTCACACGCCGAACCACCACCACATTCCAAAGCTTCAGCGGCCATCACAAACCAGCTCAGAGTTCTTGTATTTAGGAACTATGATCAGTACTCAAACTGTAGGCGGTGGTATTTCTTTAAACGGAAGCAACTCGAACCATGTTATAGATTCTAATTCCCGGAAAATTGACTCGCCGGACCTCCATCCCTTATCTCCTTTAATGGCGCAGAATGGTTTCCTGAATAGTTATAATGTTGACATAACTTCGAGTAAAGATGGCGAAGATGAAGAGTTTTACTCTCCGAACGGATGGTTAAACGGAAGGGATACTTTATCAGGCTCTGGTTCATCGTCTGGAAAGGCTTTCGCCGCAATTGAAGTTGAGAATCTTAACGGGTCTGATTCAATTTCTCCATCTACGTGCACTTCTTCTGTCTCAGGATCACCATTGCGTTCAATTACGTTGAGTGTTTCTCCGGCGAATAGTTTTAGCTCAACAAATTCGATGCCCAAGTCACCGGAATTGATTGAGATTCCTACCGATGTGTTGTTGTATCGGCAAATTCAGTTATTGCCGCCTCAGGATCGAGATTCG catcagcatcCATCACCATCACCATCACGTCCGCGTTCTTCATCATCGGAGACATATTCTGGAAGAAGCAAAGAATCCGCGTCGAGGATTTCAAATGTCTCGGATCAGGATACGAAACCTCCGGTGAAAATTAACAGCTCTGTACCGCAGTGCCCGACTCCTCCTCCACGACCTCCACCAATTCCTCCACCAACGCACAGTGAAATATGGGAAACTCCCAGAAAACAGACATCGTCTGCAAAACACACAGCAGTTGAAAAGCTTAGGTTGATTTCTCCAATTGAGTTACCTTCAAATGGTTCAAAAACTGTGCAGAAGAATGAGAACAAAGAATCTCCAAATAAGAAAAACGAACACTCGAATGAAGCCGTAGATCAAAATGAGGAGACCCCTCCAAAACCAAGATTGAAGACATTGCATTGGGATAAAGTAAGAGCCAGCTCTGATCGAGAAATGGTGTGGGATCATATCCAATCCAGCTCTTTCAA ATTAAATGAGGAGATGATAGAAACTTTGTTTGTTGTGAATACTCCAAAGCCGAATCGAAACGAAATAACTAGGTGGCAAGTCCTCCCTTCCCCTGGGCAAGACAATGGTAATAGAGTGCTTGATCCCAAGAAGTCGCAGAACATTGCAATTCTGTTCAGGGCACTCAATGTCACCGTAGAAGAAGTTTGCGAAGGTCTTTCTGAAG GTAATGCGGACAGTCTTAGTTCCGAGCTTCTCGAAACTTTAATGaagatggctccaaccaaggaAGAGGAGCGAAAGTTAAAAGAATACCAAGATGATTCTCCGATAAAGCTTGGTGCCGCTgagaaatttttgaagaaagttCTTGATATACCTTATGCATTCCGGAGAGTGGAATCACTGCTTTACGCATCGAAATTCGATTTGGAGAATGAGTACCTTAAAAGGTCATTTGAAACTTTAGAG GCAGCTTGTGAAGAATTGAGGAGCAACAAAATGTTCCTCAAGCTTCTCGAAACAGTATTGAAGACTGGGAACCGCATGAACGTGGGAACAGATCGTGGAGATGCACATGCCTTCAAACTCGACACACTCCTCAAGCTTGTTGATGTTAAGGGAACTGATGGGAAAACGACACTTCTACATTTTGTCGTCCAGGAGATTATCAAAAGTGAAGGTGCTCATCTCTCTAGTGCAAGCCCTCATGAGAACTCCATAGTTGATGATACCAAATATAGGAAGTTTGGCCTCCAGGTTGTTTCGAGGCTAAGTTCGGAGCTCTCAAATGTGAAGAAAGCTGCTGCAATGGACGCAGAAGTGCTTGGCAGTGAAGTCTCTAAACTTTCAAAAGGAATTTGGAACATTCTAGAGGTAGTCAAATTAAATGAAGCAACATCCCATAAGTTTTCCGTCTCAATGAATAGCTTCATAAAAAGGGCAGAGGAGGAGATTATCAAGATTCAAGCCCGTGAAAGCATTGCCCTGTCTTTAGTGAAGGAAATAACCGAATACTTCCATGGCAACTCAGCTAAGGAAGAAGCTCATCAGTTAAGAATCTTCATGGTTGTCAGAGACTTCTTGACGATTCTAGATCGGGTCTGCAAAGAAGTAGGTTCCATAAATGAACGAACCACGGTCAGTTCTGGCCACAAATTTCCAGTTCCCGTGAATCCAATGCTTCATCAAGTTTCTGGGGTATATCTCAACAGGCGGCAACACTATTCCAATGAGGAGCCAACTTCCCCTCGCATCTAA